In a genomic window of Ralstonia nicotianae:
- a CDS encoding GDCCVxC domain-containing (seleno)protein, with translation MQLESVLTCPLCGFAWQETMPTDTCVFFAECPGCHARLRPRPGDCCVFCSYGSVPCPPVQLRRNGRA, from the coding sequence ATGCAGCTCGAATCGGTCCTGACCTGCCCGCTGTGCGGCTTCGCGTGGCAGGAAACCATGCCGACCGACACCTGCGTGTTCTTCGCCGAATGCCCGGGCTGCCACGCACGGCTACGCCCCCGGCCCGGCGACTGCTGCGTGTTCTGCTCGTACGGCTCGGTCCCGTGTCCGCCGGTCCAGCTGCGGCGCAACGGCCGCGCATGA
- a CDS encoding DSD1 family PLP-dependent enzyme → MRLPSLNTPAALIDVARMTRNIERMQQRLDALGVRFRPHVKTTKCEPVVRAQLAAGAQGITVSTLKEAEQFFAAGICDIVYAVGMAPARLPQALALRRRGCDLKIVADSVTCAQAIAAFGDEHGKAFDVWIEVDVDGHRSGIAPDDDRLITVGRVLAEGGMRLGGVLAHAGSSYEYHAHDALVRIAELERSGCVRAAERLRAAGLPCETVSIGSTPTALSAEHLEGVTEVRAGVYVMFDLVMHNVGVCALSDIALSVLTTVIGHQEDKGWAIVDAGWMAMSRDRGTQKQPRNFGYGLVCSEHGEVLGEYLMTGANQEHGIVTRTDAPDREIAQRFPVGTRLRILPNHACATGAQHPEYQALAEDGTVQAWPRFYGW, encoded by the coding sequence ATGCGCTTGCCATCCCTCAATACCCCGGCCGCCTTGATCGACGTCGCCCGCATGACCCGCAACATCGAGCGGATGCAGCAGCGCCTGGACGCGCTCGGCGTCCGCTTCCGGCCCCACGTCAAGACGACGAAGTGCGAGCCGGTCGTCCGTGCGCAGCTCGCCGCCGGCGCCCAGGGCATCACGGTCTCCACGCTCAAGGAGGCTGAGCAGTTCTTCGCGGCGGGCATCTGCGACATCGTCTACGCCGTCGGCATGGCGCCGGCCAGGCTGCCGCAAGCGCTGGCGCTGCGCCGCCGGGGATGCGACCTGAAGATCGTCGCCGACAGCGTGACCTGCGCGCAGGCCATCGCCGCGTTCGGCGACGAGCACGGCAAAGCGTTCGACGTGTGGATCGAAGTGGACGTCGACGGGCACCGCTCCGGCATCGCCCCCGACGACGATCGGCTCATCACGGTCGGCCGGGTGCTGGCCGAGGGCGGCATGCGTCTGGGCGGCGTGCTGGCGCATGCCGGCTCCAGCTATGAGTACCACGCACACGACGCCCTGGTCCGCATCGCCGAACTGGAGCGGTCCGGCTGCGTCCGGGCCGCCGAGCGGCTGCGCGCGGCGGGCTTGCCGTGCGAGACCGTGAGCATCGGCTCCACGCCGACGGCGCTCAGCGCCGAGCATCTCGAGGGCGTGACCGAAGTCCGGGCCGGCGTGTATGTGATGTTCGATCTCGTCATGCACAACGTGGGCGTCTGCGCGCTGTCCGACATCGCCCTGAGCGTGCTGACCACGGTGATCGGCCACCAGGAGGACAAGGGATGGGCCATCGTCGACGCCGGCTGGATGGCGATGAGCCGCGACCGCGGCACGCAGAAGCAGCCGCGCAACTTCGGCTACGGGCTGGTGTGCTCGGAACACGGCGAGGTGCTGGGCGAGTACCTGATGACGGGGGCGAACCAGGAGCACGGCATCGTCACCCGGACAGACGCGCCGGATCGCGAGATCGCGCAACGGTTTCCGGTCGGGACACGGCTGCGGATCCTGCCCAACCACGCCTGCGCGACCGGCGCCCAGCATCCCGAATACCAGGCGCTGGCCGAGGACGGCACCGTCCAGGCGTGGCCCCGATTCTACGGCTGGTGA
- a CDS encoding LysR family transcriptional regulator, producing the protein MVDLDDLRMFRALGVSRSLAAAARLLDVTPPALTVRMRRLEARLGVSLVVREPRGVSFTEEGQRLLREATALLDRLESLPQQVSGQAAGVSGHLRIVAPFGFGRRYIAPIVRDLHRDAPKLAIMLHLSDNPLAEMSGADIVIHIGEARDSSWVGHPLAPNERVLCASPACLAGLPPITHPAELAHLPCLCLRENDEDVTRWRFTDTTAGSGRARQVVNVRVSGALSSNDGTVISDWAADGLGVMVRSEWEAAPLLAAGTLVRLLPGWALKPAPVMALVPTRKGVSPRQRLFLEVARRALEPVPWRQGRRRRQG; encoded by the coding sequence ATGGTTGATCTCGACGATCTGCGCATGTTCCGGGCGCTCGGCGTCTCGCGCTCGCTGGCGGCGGCGGCCCGGCTGCTGGACGTCACGCCACCGGCGCTGACTGTCCGCATGCGGCGGCTGGAGGCGCGGCTCGGGGTGTCGCTCGTGGTGCGCGAGCCGCGCGGCGTGTCGTTCACCGAGGAAGGCCAGCGGCTTCTGCGGGAAGCGACCGCGCTGCTGGATCGGCTGGAGTCGCTGCCGCAGCAGGTCTCGGGCCAGGCGGCTGGGGTGAGCGGCCATCTGCGCATCGTCGCGCCGTTCGGGTTCGGCCGGCGCTACATCGCCCCGATTGTCCGCGATCTGCACCGGGACGCGCCGAAGCTGGCCATCATGCTGCATCTGTCGGACAACCCGCTGGCCGAGATGTCCGGGGCGGACATCGTCATCCATATCGGCGAGGCCCGGGATTCTTCGTGGGTCGGGCATCCGCTGGCGCCCAACGAGCGCGTGCTGTGCGCCAGCCCGGCCTGCCTCGCCGGGCTGCCGCCGATCACCCATCCGGCCGAGCTCGCCCATCTGCCCTGCCTGTGCCTGCGCGAGAACGACGAGGACGTGACGCGCTGGCGCTTTACCGACACCACGGCCGGCAGCGGCCGCGCGAGGCAGGTGGTCAACGTCAGGGTGTCCGGTGCCCTGTCGTCGAACGACGGGACCGTGATCAGCGACTGGGCCGCCGACGGGCTGGGCGTGATGGTGCGCTCGGAATGGGAGGCGGCGCCGCTGCTGGCCGCGGGCACGCTCGTGCGCCTGCTGCCGGGCTGGGCGCTGAAGCCTGCGCCGGTGATGGCGCTGGTGCCCACGCGCAAGGGGGTCTCGCCCAGGCAGCGCCTGTTTCTGGAGGTGGCGAGGCGGGCGCTGGAGCCGGTGCCGTGGCGGCAGGGGCGTCGTCGTCGGCAGGGTTAG
- a CDS encoding diaminopropionate ammonia-lyase codes for MLVTNPHARRVPYPADLKRIMNIEQAGRSSAWLSHWDQLNAGPTPLISLQDLAARLNIAALAVKDESARSPLGSFKALGAPIALARLILRLWPERRMDPIALIGGQYAGLLKDFTVISATDGNHGRALAAAARTFGCRCVIVLHANVSEEREDAIAAHGAEIVRIAGNYDASVEAAARLAEANGWKVVSDTSYAGYQDIPRDVMQGYGTMVREWFAQAGAQPDAPGPFTHVFLQGGVGGLAAGVISYLWECFGANRPTFIVVEPVQADCLCQSALQGRPARATGSVDSVMAGLACGETSPLAWQFLRDSVDAFMTIEDGDAVQAMRLLAAGGPRDQPIVAGESGAAGLAGLVALRGRDALSAAVGLDASARVLVINTEGATAPSVYARLVGEPCEAVLARRAEGFAR; via the coding sequence ATGCTCGTCACCAACCCGCACGCCCGGCGCGTGCCGTATCCGGCCGACCTCAAACGGATCATGAACATCGAACAAGCCGGCCGGAGCAGCGCCTGGCTGTCCCACTGGGACCAGCTCAACGCCGGCCCGACCCCGCTCATCAGCCTGCAGGATCTCGCGGCCCGGCTGAACATCGCGGCACTGGCGGTGAAGGATGAGTCCGCCCGCTCTCCGCTCGGCAGCTTCAAGGCCCTGGGGGCGCCGATCGCGCTCGCTCGCCTGATCCTCAGGCTGTGGCCGGAACGGCGGATGGATCCGATCGCGCTGATCGGCGGGCAATACGCCGGCCTCCTGAAAGACTTCACGGTGATCAGCGCGACCGACGGCAACCATGGCCGCGCGCTGGCCGCGGCCGCCCGCACGTTCGGCTGCCGGTGCGTGATCGTGCTGCATGCCAACGTGAGCGAGGAACGTGAAGACGCGATTGCCGCGCACGGCGCGGAGATCGTCCGGATCGCGGGCAACTACGATGCCTCCGTCGAAGCGGCCGCGCGCCTGGCGGAAGCGAACGGCTGGAAAGTCGTGTCGGACACGTCCTACGCGGGATACCAGGACATTCCCCGCGATGTCATGCAGGGCTACGGCACCATGGTCCGCGAATGGTTCGCGCAAGCGGGCGCGCAACCGGATGCCCCGGGCCCGTTCACCCACGTCTTTCTGCAAGGCGGCGTCGGCGGCCTCGCGGCGGGCGTGATCAGCTACCTGTGGGAATGCTTCGGGGCGAACCGCCCCACCTTCATCGTCGTCGAGCCGGTCCAGGCGGATTGCCTCTGCCAGAGCGCGCTGCAAGGCCGGCCGGCCAGGGCGACCGGTTCGGTGGATTCCGTCATGGCGGGCCTGGCATGCGGCGAAACCTCGCCGCTGGCCTGGCAGTTTCTGCGCGACAGCGTCGACGCATTCATGACCATCGAGGACGGCGATGCGGTTCAGGCGATGCGCCTGCTGGCCGCCGGCGGGCCACGGGATCAGCCGATCGTCGCCGGCGAGTCCGGCGCTGCCGGCCTTGCCGGGCTGGTGGCGCTGCGCGGGCGGGATGCCCTGTCCGCCGCTGTCGGGCTCGATGCCAGCGCCCGTGTGCTGGTGATCAATACCGAGGGGGCGACTGCGCCTTCAGTCTATGCGCGGCTGGTCGGCGAGCCGTGTGAGGCAGTGCTGGCGCGTCGGGCTGAGGGTTTTGCGCGCTGA
- a CDS encoding Zn-dependent hydrolase, translating to MQAPQVTHPDIELDGARLLAQLRALGEIGAAPDVGGRTRIALTDNEKAGRDLVVRWMRELDLEVRVDRIGNLFGTLRSETDTGSEAPLMIGSHIDTVTHAGALDGCYGVLAGLAVARAFRQAGIRPRRSITIGTFTNEEGVRYQPDMMGSLVYAGGLALEDALNTIGTDGTRLGDELERIGYAGDMAPGARVPHAYLELHIEQGPILEAEHTLIGVVENLQGISWQQVTVQGHANHAGTTPTHLRHDAGWAACAIADFLRELAVASNGTTLATVGCMRFEPNVINVIPRKATFTVDLRDPDEARLQAAEKRLAAFLAAIAEREGVTIGTEQLARFEPVVFDRALTDAIEASAQRLGLSHRRMTSGAGHDAQMIARMAPSAMIFVPSRGGISHNPREHTDDDQLIMGARVLLDVVLRRLAPPAAQAVDR from the coding sequence ATGCAGGCACCCCAGGTGACCCATCCTGACATCGAGCTGGATGGCGCCCGACTCCTGGCGCAACTGCGCGCGCTCGGCGAAATCGGCGCGGCCCCCGACGTCGGCGGCCGGACCCGCATCGCGCTCACCGACAACGAAAAGGCCGGCCGCGACCTGGTCGTGCGATGGATGCGGGAGCTCGATCTCGAAGTCCGCGTCGACCGCATCGGCAACCTCTTCGGCACCCTGCGCTCCGAGACCGACACAGGCAGCGAAGCGCCGCTGATGATCGGCTCGCACATCGACACCGTGACCCATGCCGGCGCGCTGGACGGCTGCTACGGCGTGCTCGCCGGACTGGCCGTGGCGCGCGCGTTCCGCCAGGCAGGCATCCGGCCCCGCCGCTCGATCACGATCGGGACCTTCACCAATGAAGAGGGCGTGCGCTATCAGCCCGACATGATGGGCTCGCTGGTGTATGCGGGCGGCCTTGCGCTGGAGGACGCGCTGAACACCATCGGCACCGATGGCACGCGGCTGGGCGACGAGCTCGAACGCATCGGCTACGCGGGCGACATGGCGCCGGGCGCGCGGGTCCCTCATGCCTACCTGGAACTGCATATCGAGCAGGGGCCGATCCTGGAGGCGGAACACACGCTGATCGGGGTCGTGGAGAACCTGCAAGGCATCTCCTGGCAGCAGGTGACCGTGCAAGGCCACGCCAACCATGCCGGCACCACGCCGACACACCTGCGCCACGACGCCGGCTGGGCCGCCTGCGCCATCGCCGATTTCCTGCGCGAGCTGGCCGTCGCTTCCAACGGCACGACGCTGGCCACCGTCGGCTGCATGCGCTTCGAGCCGAACGTCATCAATGTGATCCCGCGCAAGGCGACCTTCACCGTGGACCTGCGCGATCCGGACGAGGCGCGCCTGCAAGCCGCCGAGAAACGCCTGGCGGCATTCCTGGCGGCGATCGCGGAGCGCGAGGGCGTGACGATCGGCACGGAACAGCTGGCGCGCTTCGAGCCGGTGGTCTTCGACCGCGCACTCACGGATGCGATCGAAGCCTCTGCGCAGCGGCTCGGCCTGAGCCACCGCCGCATGACGTCCGGCGCCGGACACGACGCCCAGATGATCGCCCGCATGGCCCCCTCCGCCATGATCTTCGTCCCGAGCCGCGGCGGCATCAGCCACAACCCGCGAGAACACACGGACGACGACCAATTGATCATGGGCGCCCGGGTGCTGCTCGACGTCGTACTGAGGCGCCTGGCACCGCCCGCAGCCCAGGCCGTCGACCGGTGA
- a CDS encoding Lrp/AsnC family transcriptional regulator: MELDSYDRKLLRLLQENNKLSQRDLAEAVSLSASAVNRRIAALEEAGVIRANVSVVDAAALGRPITILVGVKLENERLDLLDEVCNRFVSRPEVQQVYYVTGDFDFMLVLNVRSMTEYEALTRELFLVSGNVKSFKTHVAMRQAKVTLNVAID, encoded by the coding sequence ATGGAATTGGATAGCTACGATCGCAAGCTCCTGCGCCTTCTGCAGGAGAACAACAAGCTGTCGCAGCGCGACCTCGCAGAGGCGGTGAGCCTTTCTGCCTCGGCGGTCAACCGGCGGATCGCGGCGCTGGAAGAGGCCGGGGTCATCCGCGCCAATGTCAGCGTCGTCGATGCCGCGGCGCTTGGGCGGCCCATCACGATCCTTGTCGGCGTGAAGCTGGAGAACGAGCGTCTGGACCTGCTCGACGAGGTCTGCAACCGCTTTGTATCGCGGCCTGAAGTACAGCAGGTCTACTACGTCACCGGGGATTTCGATTTCATGCTCGTGCTGAACGTGCGCAGCATGACCGAATACGAAGCGCTGACGCGGGAACTGTTCCTGGTTTCCGGAAACGTGAAAAGCTTCAAGACCCACGTCGCCATGCGCCAGGCCAAGGTGACGCTGAATGTGGCGATCGACTGA
- a CDS encoding M20 aminoacylase family protein, with amino-acid sequence MSHPSELHTQMAQWRHHLHQHPETGFEEKQTSDYVAKALHGMGLDVHRGIGGTGLVANLTVGTGGRAVGIRADMDALNITENAGCRAHASSIPGKMHACGHDGHMAMVLGAARLLSERRDFNGTVRFVFQPAEEHGRGAKAMMADGLFDRFPVDALFGAHNMPGMPAGAIATRVGGIMASEDNFVIRIRGRGTHAARPHMGADPLVIGAEIVLALQTVVSRNVDPSQPAVVSCTEFITDGIRNAIPSHVVIKGDTRSYNPDVQTLLENRMRAICEGICRAHQAECEFEYTHEFAPTVNWPACVPVAVAAARRVVGASRVSADIAPMMISEDFGAFLTQVPGAFVFIGNGATGETGSVPLHNSAYDFNDAVLGTGAAYFYEVAKAALDSDVDFAREQPK; translated from the coding sequence ATGAGCCACCCTTCCGAACTGCACACGCAGATGGCCCAATGGCGCCATCATCTGCACCAGCATCCCGAGACGGGCTTCGAAGAGAAGCAGACGTCCGACTATGTCGCCAAAGCGCTCCACGGGATGGGCCTCGACGTGCATCGGGGCATCGGCGGGACGGGGCTCGTGGCCAATCTCACCGTGGGGACCGGAGGCCGCGCGGTCGGCATCCGCGCCGACATGGATGCGCTGAATATCACGGAAAACGCCGGCTGCCGCGCCCATGCGTCGAGCATCCCCGGCAAGATGCACGCGTGCGGACACGACGGCCACATGGCGATGGTGCTCGGGGCCGCCAGGCTGCTGTCCGAGCGGCGCGACTTCAATGGCACCGTCCGCTTCGTGTTCCAGCCGGCCGAGGAGCACGGGCGCGGCGCCAAGGCGATGATGGCGGATGGTCTCTTCGATCGCTTCCCGGTCGACGCCCTGTTCGGCGCCCACAACATGCCCGGCATGCCGGCCGGTGCCATCGCCACGCGGGTCGGCGGGATCATGGCCAGCGAGGACAACTTCGTCATCCGGATCAGAGGGCGCGGCACACACGCGGCGCGGCCGCACATGGGCGCCGACCCGCTGGTCATCGGCGCCGAGATCGTGCTGGCCCTGCAGACGGTCGTCTCGCGCAACGTGGACCCGAGCCAGCCGGCGGTCGTTTCCTGCACCGAATTCATCACCGACGGCATCCGCAACGCAATCCCCTCGCATGTCGTGATCAAGGGCGATACGCGCAGCTACAACCCCGACGTGCAGACGCTGCTGGAGAACCGGATGCGCGCGATCTGCGAAGGCATCTGCCGCGCGCATCAGGCGGAATGCGAGTTCGAGTACACGCATGAGTTTGCGCCGACGGTCAATTGGCCGGCGTGCGTCCCGGTTGCCGTCGCCGCCGCCCGGCGGGTGGTGGGGGCATCCCGGGTCTCGGCGGATATCGCCCCGATGATGATCTCGGAAGACTTCGGGGCCTTCCTGACGCAGGTGCCGGGCGCGTTCGTGTTCATCGGCAACGGCGCCACGGGTGAAACCGGCTCGGTGCCGCTGCACAACAGCGCCTACGATTTCAACGACGCGGTGCTGGGCACGGGGGCGGCGTATTTCTACGAGGTCGCCAAGGCGGCACTGGACAGCGACGTCGACTTCGCGCGCGAACAGCCGAAATGA
- a CDS encoding isochorismatase → MNRTDSPYTVSVYPIEQEPGVWFATYLISEYRDGMERILANVSMRPSVHGTEARARNAARRAGRAAIARLASRHKN, encoded by the coding sequence TTGAACCGAACCGACTCCCCATACACGGTGTCCGTGTACCCGATTGAACAAGAACCAGGCGTCTGGTTTGCCACCTACCTCATCAGTGAGTACAGAGACGGTATGGAGCGCATCCTAGCCAACGTCTCGATGCGCCCAAGCGTCCATGGCACGGAAGCACGCGCAAGAAATGCGGCCCGCCGTGCGGGAAGGGCTGCCATCGCGCGTCTCGCCTCCCGTCACAAGAACTGA
- a CDS encoding cold-shock protein — MTCNDSPDTGGNDLFAHFSEIQGNGVKSLQEGQKVRYVVGVGQNGPTATKIEPV; from the coding sequence TTGACGTGCAACGACTCCCCTGACACGGGTGGCAACGATCTGTTCGCTCATTTCTCCGAGATCCAGGGCAATGGGGTCAAGTCACTTCAGGAAGGGCAGAAGGTTCGTTATGTTGTGGGTGTGGGCCAGAACGGCCCGACTGCTACCAAGATTGAGCCGGTCTGA